The Pseudomonas baetica genome includes a region encoding these proteins:
- a CDS encoding PilZ domain-containing protein, which yields MSTLDEEDRREYYRIEDSIALEIRPLSAPEAAGQEVLQDASPLFNLLSELHLSEFESQHLLRQISERDRAIAAFLKSQNKRIDLLSQVVALTVLGHIGEPQPVIISEGGIDFQYPTPIAIGAHLSVKLVLMPQALGLLLRARVTHCDRKGEGYDVGTEFEHLSDAQRQLLARYILQKQAQERRLAREQNESGI from the coding sequence ATGTCGACATTAGATGAAGAAGATCGCCGCGAATACTACCGTATCGAGGATTCGATCGCACTGGAAATTCGGCCCCTGTCTGCTCCCGAAGCCGCAGGCCAGGAAGTGTTGCAGGATGCTTCCCCGCTCTTCAACCTGCTCAGCGAACTGCACCTGAGCGAATTCGAGTCGCAGCACCTGCTGCGCCAGATCAGCGAGCGCGACCGGGCCATCGCCGCGTTCCTGAAATCCCAGAACAAACGCATCGACCTGCTCAGCCAGGTGGTCGCCCTGACCGTGCTCGGCCATATCGGCGAGCCACAACCGGTGATCATCTCCGAGGGCGGGATCGACTTTCAGTACCCCACGCCAATCGCGATCGGCGCGCACCTGTCGGTGAAACTGGTGCTGATGCCGCAGGCGCTGGGCCTGTTGCTGCGCGCCCGCGTCACCCATTGCGACCGCAAGGGCGAAGGCTATGACGTCGGCACCGAATTCGAACACCTGAGCGACGCTCAACGCCAGTTGCTCGCCCGCTATATCTTGCAGAAGCAGGCCCAGGAACGACGTCTGGCCCGCGAACAGAACGAATCAGGCATCTAA
- a CDS encoding glyceraldehyde-3-phosphate dehydrogenase has protein sequence MWKVTVTQKPDQCLGEWIDREALAEAMIPLIGQLYRNNNVVSSIYGRSLINQSVIAILKAHRFARHRSSDDSELSVHETFPLLKAMSELKLGAASVDLGKLAFKFRNEGNGRSAEQFVREEMADVVGQQNASARKGTDVVLYGFGRIGRLLARILIEKTGGGDGLRLRAIVVRKGADNDLTKRASLLRRDSVHGSFNGTITIDEENNTITANGNLIQVIYAKNPTEVDYTQYGIKDALLVDNTGVWRDADGLGQHLACPGIDRVVLTAPGKGKLKNIVHGINHGEITADDKIVSAASCTTNAIVPVLKAVNDKFGIINGHVETVHSYTNDQNLIDNFHKGDRRGRSAALNMVITETGAATAAAKALPELAGKLTGNAIRVPTPNVSMAILNLNLEKAATREEMNEYLRYMALHSDLHKQIDFVNSQEVVSTDFVGSRHAGVVDAEATIVQDNRVVLYVWYDNEFGYSCQVVRVMEDMAGVNPPAFPR, from the coding sequence ATGTGGAAGGTTACCGTGACTCAGAAGCCCGACCAGTGTCTTGGTGAATGGATCGACCGTGAAGCACTCGCAGAAGCGATGATTCCGCTTATCGGTCAGCTCTACCGCAATAACAACGTGGTGAGCTCGATCTATGGCCGCAGCCTGATCAACCAGTCTGTCATCGCGATTCTCAAAGCTCACCGCTTTGCTCGCCACCGTTCTTCCGACGACAGCGAACTCTCCGTCCACGAAACATTCCCACTGCTCAAAGCCATGAGCGAGCTCAAGCTCGGCGCGGCTTCGGTAGATCTGGGCAAGTTGGCGTTCAAATTCCGCAACGAGGGCAACGGCCGCAGCGCCGAGCAGTTCGTTCGTGAAGAAATGGCTGACGTGGTTGGCCAGCAAAACGCTTCCGCACGTAAAGGCACCGACGTTGTGCTGTATGGCTTCGGTCGTATCGGCCGTCTGCTGGCGCGCATCCTGATCGAAAAAACCGGTGGTGGCGACGGTCTGCGTCTGCGTGCCATCGTGGTGCGTAAAGGCGCCGACAACGACCTGACCAAGCGTGCCAGCCTGCTGCGTCGCGATTCGGTACATGGTTCGTTCAATGGCACCATCACCATCGACGAAGAAAACAACACCATCACCGCCAACGGTAACCTGATCCAGGTGATCTACGCGAAGAACCCGACCGAGGTGGATTACACCCAGTACGGCATCAAAGACGCGCTGCTGGTGGACAACACCGGTGTGTGGCGTGACGCTGATGGCCTGGGTCAACACCTGGCGTGCCCGGGCATCGACCGCGTTGTTCTGACCGCGCCTGGCAAAGGCAAGCTGAAGAACATTGTTCACGGCATCAACCACGGTGAAATCACCGCTGACGACAAGATCGTGTCCGCCGCTTCCTGCACCACCAACGCCATCGTGCCGGTGCTGAAGGCTGTGAATGACAAGTTCGGCATCATCAACGGTCACGTCGAAACCGTTCACTCGTACACCAACGACCAGAACCTGATCGACAACTTCCACAAGGGCGATCGCCGTGGTCGTTCCGCTGCGCTGAACATGGTCATCACCGAGACCGGTGCTGCCACTGCTGCTGCCAAGGCCCTGCCTGAACTGGCCGGCAAGCTGACCGGTAACGCGATCCGTGTTCCGACGCCAAACGTGTCGATGGCCATTCTCAACCTGAACCTTGAGAAAGCCGCTACCCGTGAAGAGATGAACGAGTACCTGCGCTACATGGCGCTGCACTCCGATCTGCACAAGCAAATCGACTTCGTCAATTCGCAGGAAGTGGTGTCCACTGACTTCGTGGGTTCGCGTCACGCCGGTGTGGTCGACGCTGAAGCGACCATCGTTCAGGACAACCGCGTTGTTCTGTACGTCTGGTACGACAACGAGTTCGGTTACAGCTGCCAGGTTGTTCGAGTGATGGAAGACATGGCCGGTGTGAACCCGCCAGCGTTCCCGCGCTAA
- a CDS encoding lipoprotein-releasing ABC transporter permease subunit, with amino-acid sequence MFRPLFVFIGTRYTRAKRRNHFVSFISLTSMIGLALGVVVMIVVLSVMNGFDHEMRTRVLGMVPHATIESTEPINDWQSLATKVKQNPQVTAVAPFTQMQGLLTNNGQVSKVLLNAIDPALERNVSIIDNFMKQGKLDDLTPGSFGIVIGDKAATKLGVGIGDKVTFVAPEVSVTPAGMFPRMKRFTVVGIFHVGAGELDGYLGVTNLQDLAKMHRWKPDQVQGIRLKFDDLFQAPRVAWNIAQQLGEDHYYARDWTRTHGNLYQAIRMEKAMIGLLLLLIVAVAAFNIISTLVMVVNDKKGDIAILRTLGATPGTIMRTFMVQGTVIGVVGTAIGAVLGILAALNVSAAISALEGLLGHKFLNADVYFIDYLPSQVQSQDVVMVCAAALVLSFLATLYPAWRAARTQPAEALRYE; translated from the coding sequence ATGTTCAGACCTCTCTTCGTATTTATCGGCACGCGTTATACCCGTGCAAAGCGTCGCAATCATTTTGTGTCATTCATTTCCCTGACTTCGATGATCGGGCTCGCCCTTGGCGTGGTCGTGATGATCGTCGTGCTCTCGGTGATGAATGGCTTCGATCATGAGATGCGCACCCGCGTGCTGGGCATGGTGCCCCACGCGACCATCGAGTCCACCGAGCCGATCAACGATTGGCAAAGCCTGGCCACCAAGGTCAAGCAGAACCCGCAGGTGACGGCGGTAGCGCCGTTCACGCAAATGCAGGGTCTGCTGACCAACAATGGTCAGGTGTCCAAGGTGTTGCTCAACGCCATCGACCCTGCGCTTGAGCGCAACGTCTCGATCATCGACAACTTCATGAAGCAGGGCAAACTCGACGATCTCACGCCGGGCAGCTTCGGCATCGTGATTGGCGACAAGGCTGCGACCAAGCTGGGCGTGGGCATCGGTGACAAAGTCACCTTTGTCGCCCCGGAAGTCAGCGTGACCCCGGCCGGGATGTTCCCGCGCATGAAGCGCTTCACCGTGGTCGGCATTTTCCATGTCGGCGCCGGCGAGCTCGATGGCTATCTGGGCGTTACCAACCTGCAGGATCTGGCGAAAATGCATCGCTGGAAGCCTGATCAGGTGCAGGGCATCCGCCTGAAGTTCGATGATCTGTTCCAGGCGCCACGCGTGGCGTGGAATATCGCCCAACAACTTGGCGAAGACCATTACTACGCCCGTGACTGGACCCGCACCCACGGCAACCTGTATCAGGCGATCCGCATGGAAAAAGCCATGATCGGCCTGCTGTTGTTGCTGATCGTTGCCGTGGCGGCGTTCAACATCATTTCCACACTGGTGATGGTGGTGAACGACAAGAAGGGTGATATCGCCATTCTGCGTACCCTCGGCGCCACGCCGGGCACGATCATGCGCACGTTCATGGTGCAAGGCACGGTCATCGGCGTGGTCGGTACGGCCATTGGCGCTGTGCTCGGGATCCTCGCAGCGCTCAACGTCAGCGCAGCGATCTCGGCGCTGGAAGGTCTGCTCGGTCACAAGTTCCTTAATGCTGACGTGTATTTCATTGATTATCTTCCGTCGCAGGTGCAGAGCCAGGATGTCGTCATGGTCTGCGCGGCTGCGTTGGTTTTGAGTTTCCTCGCCACCCTGTATCCCGCCTGGCGTGCCGCGCGCACCCAGCCGGCGGAGGCGCTACGTTATGAGTGA
- a CDS encoding MFS transporter — protein MSSTTGKGKAIFRVVSGNFLEMFDFMVYGFYATAIAKTFFPADSAFASLMLSLATFGAGFLMRPLGAIFLGAYIDRHGRRKGLIITLAMMAAGTVLIACVPGYATLGVAAPLIVLFGRLLQGFSAGVELGGVSVYLAEISTPGRKGFFVSWQSASQQAAVVFAGLLGVGLNHWLSPEQMGEWGWRVPFLIGCMIVPVIFVIRRSLEETPEFQARKHRPTLREIVRSIGQNFGIVIAGMALVVMTTVSFYLITAYTPTFGKAELHLSDLDALLVTVCIGLSNFFWLPVMGSVSDRIGRKPLLLAATILAILTAYPALSWLVANPSFSHLLIVELWLSFLYGSYNGAMVVALTEIMPVEVRTTGFSLAYSLATATFGGFTPAACTYLIHVLDNKAAPGIWLSGAAVLGLIATLVLFRGNKHELRTAQAAVPGGA, from the coding sequence ATGTCCTCCACGACCGGCAAAGGCAAAGCGATTTTTCGCGTTGTCAGCGGCAACTTCCTCGAAATGTTCGACTTCATGGTCTACGGCTTCTACGCCACGGCCATCGCCAAGACCTTCTTCCCGGCCGACAGCGCCTTCGCCTCCCTGATGCTTTCACTGGCGACCTTCGGTGCTGGCTTCCTGATGCGTCCGCTGGGGGCGATCTTTCTCGGCGCCTACATTGACCGTCACGGCCGCCGTAAAGGACTGATCATTACTTTGGCGATGATGGCCGCCGGCACGGTGTTGATTGCCTGCGTTCCGGGTTACGCCACCCTTGGCGTCGCGGCGCCGCTGATCGTACTGTTTGGGCGCTTGCTGCAAGGCTTCTCGGCTGGCGTGGAATTGGGCGGGGTTTCGGTTTATCTGGCGGAAATTTCCACGCCGGGCCGCAAAGGCTTTTTCGTCAGTTGGCAGTCTGCCAGCCAGCAGGCTGCGGTGGTATTCGCCGGTCTGCTCGGCGTCGGCCTCAACCATTGGCTGAGCCCGGAACAAATGGGGGAATGGGGCTGGCGCGTGCCGTTTCTGATTGGCTGCATGATCGTCCCGGTGATCTTCGTCATTCGCCGTTCGCTGGAGGAAACCCCGGAATTCCAGGCGCGCAAACATCGCCCGACCCTGCGCGAGATCGTCCGCTCGATCGGTCAGAACTTTGGCATCGTCATCGCCGGCATGGCGCTGGTGGTGATGACCACCGTGTCGTTCTACCTGATCACCGCGTATACCCCGACGTTCGGCAAGGCTGAACTGCATCTGTCGGATCTGGATGCTTTGCTGGTGACGGTGTGCATCGGCCTGTCGAACTTCTTCTGGCTGCCGGTGATGGGCTCGGTGTCTGACAGGATCGGCCGCAAACCCCTACTGCTGGCGGCGACAATTCTGGCGATTCTGACGGCTTACCCTGCCCTTTCGTGGCTGGTGGCGAATCCGAGCTTCAGCCATCTGCTGATCGTCGAGCTCTGGCTATCGTTCCTGTACGGTTCGTACAACGGCGCGATGGTGGTGGCGCTGACCGAAATCATGCCGGTGGAAGTGCGTACGACGGGGTTCTCTCTGGCTTACAGTCTGGCAACCGCGACGTTCGGCGGCTTCACACCGGCGGCGTGTACTTATCTGATTCATGTGCTGGATAACAAGGCTGCGCCGGGCATCTGGCTCAGTGGCGCGGCGGTGCTGGGATTGATTGCGACGTTGGTACTGTTTCGTGGCAACAAGCATGAACTGCGCACTGCTCAAGCGGCTGTGCCTGGCGGTGCCTGA
- a CDS encoding glycerophosphodiester phosphodiesterase encodes MTLIYGHRGAKGEAPENTLSSFQECLKHGVRRCELDLHLSKDGELMVIHDPTLKRTTDRRGKVVEHTAAELVTYDARKGGPGWIKPCPIPTLEELFEKCNFEHWQLEVKSASRTRAATTVLAIREMAQRHGLLDKVTITSSSREVLKAALDLVPDVSRGLVAEYAWLDPLKVAQSYGCEFLALNWTLCTPERLQKAQRQGLHVSVWTVNEPALMRRLADFGVDSLITDFPGLATATLENC; translated from the coding sequence GTGACCCTCATCTACGGCCACCGCGGCGCCAAGGGCGAAGCACCGGAAAACACCCTGAGCAGTTTTCAGGAATGTCTCAAGCACGGCGTGCGCCGCTGCGAACTGGATCTGCACCTGTCCAAGGACGGCGAGTTGATGGTCATCCACGACCCGACCCTCAAGCGCACCACCGACCGCCGCGGCAAAGTCGTCGAACACACCGCTGCCGAACTGGTGACTTACGACGCACGCAAGGGTGGCCCGGGCTGGATCAAGCCGTGTCCGATTCCGACGCTGGAGGAACTGTTCGAGAAGTGCAATTTCGAGCACTGGCAGCTTGAAGTCAAAAGCGCTTCACGCACCCGCGCCGCAACCACGGTGCTGGCGATTCGTGAAATGGCGCAGCGCCACGGCCTGCTGGACAAGGTGACGATCACTTCAAGTTCGCGGGAAGTATTGAAAGCGGCGCTGGATCTGGTGCCGGACGTGTCGCGCGGACTGGTGGCCGAATACGCCTGGCTCGACCCGTTGAAGGTCGCCCAGAGCTATGGCTGTGAGTTTCTCGCGCTGAACTGGACGCTGTGTACGCCGGAACGCCTGCAGAAGGCGCAGCGTCAGGGGCTGCATGTGTCGGTATGGACCGTCAACGAGCCTGCGCTGATGCGCAGACTCGCCGACTTCGGCGTTGACAGCCTGATTACAGACTTTCCCGGTTTGGCCACTGCCACCCTCGAGAATTGCTGA
- the sthA gene encoding Si-specific NAD(P)(+) transhydrogenase: MAVYNYDVVVLGSGPAGEGAAMNAAKAGRKVAMVDSRRQVGGNCTHLGTIPSKALRHSVRQIMQFNTNPMFRAIGEPRWFSFPDVLKSAEKVISKQVASRTGYYARNRVDVFFGTGSFADEQTIEVVCANGVVEKLVAKHIIIATGSRPYRPADIDFHHPRIYDSDTILSLGHTPRKLIVYGAGVIGCEYASIFSGLGVLVELVDNRGQLLSFLDSEISQALSYHFSNNNITVRHNEDYDRVEGVDNGVILHLKSGKKIKADALLWCNGRTGNTDQLGLENIGVKVNSRGQIEVDENYRTCVPNIYGAGDVIGWPSLASAAHDQGRSAAGSIVDNGSWRFVNDVPTGIYTIPEISSIGKNEQELTQAKVPYEVGKAFFKSMARAQIAGEPQGMLKILFHRETLEVLGVHCFGYQASEIVHIGQAIMNQPGELNTLKYFVNTTFNYPTMAEAYRVAAYDGLNRLF; the protein is encoded by the coding sequence ATGGCTGTCTACAACTACGACGTGGTGGTGCTGGGTTCCGGCCCCGCGGGAGAAGGCGCGGCAATGAACGCCGCCAAAGCAGGGCGCAAGGTCGCGATGGTCGACAGCCGTCGTCAGGTCGGCGGCAACTGCACCCACCTGGGCACCATCCCGTCCAAGGCACTGCGTCACTCGGTGCGGCAGATCATGCAGTTCAACACCAACCCGATGTTCCGGGCGATCGGCGAACCACGCTGGTTCTCCTTCCCGGACGTGCTGAAAAGCGCCGAGAAAGTCATTTCCAAACAAGTCGCCTCGCGTACCGGCTACTACGCCCGTAATCGCGTCGACGTGTTCTTCGGTACCGGCAGCTTCGCCGACGAGCAAACCATCGAAGTGGTCTGCGCCAACGGCGTGGTCGAGAAACTGGTGGCCAAGCACATCATTATCGCCACCGGCTCGCGCCCGTATCGTCCGGCGGACATCGATTTCCATCACCCGCGTATCTACGATAGCGACACCATCCTCAGCCTCGGCCACACCCCGCGCAAACTGATCGTTTACGGCGCTGGCGTTATTGGTTGCGAATATGCGTCGATCTTCAGCGGTCTGGGTGTACTGGTCGAGTTGGTGGATAACCGCGGTCAGTTGCTGAGCTTCCTCGACTCGGAAATCTCCCAGGCGTTGAGCTACCACTTCAGCAATAACAACATCACCGTGCGCCACAACGAAGACTACGACCGCGTAGAAGGCGTGGACAACGGCGTGATCCTGCACCTCAAGTCCGGCAAGAAGATCAAGGCCGATGCCTTGCTCTGGTGCAACGGTCGTACTGGTAACACCGACCAGTTGGGTCTGGAAAACATCGGCGTCAAGGTCAACAGCCGCGGCCAGATCGAAGTCGACGAGAACTACCGCACCTGCGTGCCGAACATCTACGGTGCTGGCGACGTGATCGGTTGGCCGAGCCTGGCCAGTGCCGCGCATGACCAGGGTCGTTCCGCCGCTGGCAGCATCGTCGACAACGGTAGCTGGCGTTTCGTCAATGACGTGCCGACCGGCATCTACACCATCCCGGAGATCAGCTCGATCGGCAAGAACGAGCAGGAGCTGACCCAGGCCAAAGTGCCGTACGAAGTCGGCAAGGCGTTCTTCAAGAGCATGGCGCGAGCGCAGATCGCCGGCGAGCCGCAAGGCATGCTGAAGATCCTGTTCCACCGTGAAACCCTGGAAGTGCTGGGCGTTCACTGCTTCGGTTATCAGGCGTCGGAGATCGTTCACATCGGTCAGGCGATCATGAACCAGCCGGGCGAGCTGAACACGTTGAAGTACTTCGTCAACACCACGTTCAACTACCCGACCATGGCCGAAGCCTATCGGGTAGCTGCTTACGACGGCCTCAACCGGCTTTTTTGA
- the lolD gene encoding lipoprotein-releasing ABC transporter ATP-binding protein LolD, translating into MSEKAILSCRNLGKSYEEGPESVQVLADLQLELHPGERVAIVGTSGSGKSTLLNLLGGLDTPTQGSVWLDGEELSALSEKKRGLLRNRALGFVYQFHHLLPEFTALENVCMPLLIGKTPIPEARQRATALLERVGLGHRLEHKPAELSGGERQRVAIARALVNKPGLVMLDEPTGNLDSHTAQGIQDLMLELSTSMRTAFLVVTHDMNLARQMDRVLHLQEGRLTPI; encoded by the coding sequence ATGAGTGAAAAAGCAATCTTGAGCTGCCGCAACCTGGGCAAATCCTACGAGGAAGGCCCGGAGTCGGTGCAAGTGCTGGCCGATCTGCAACTGGAGTTGCACCCGGGCGAGCGTGTGGCGATTGTCGGCACCTCGGGCTCGGGCAAAAGTACCTTGCTCAACCTGTTGGGCGGCCTCGATACGCCAACCCAGGGCAGTGTCTGGCTCGATGGCGAAGAGTTGTCGGCGCTGAGCGAGAAGAAACGCGGTCTGCTGCGTAACCGTGCGCTGGGTTTCGTTTACCAGTTTCACCACCTGCTGCCGGAATTCACCGCGCTGGAAAACGTCTGCATGCCGCTGCTGATTGGCAAGACGCCGATCCCGGAAGCGCGTCAGCGTGCTACTGCATTGCTGGAGCGGGTAGGGCTGGGCCATCGTCTGGAGCACAAACCGGCCGAACTGTCCGGTGGCGAGCGTCAGCGTGTGGCCATCGCCCGCGCCCTGGTGAACAAGCCGGGTCTGGTGATGCTCGACGAGCCGACCGGCAACCTCGACTCCCACACCGCCCAAGGCATTCAGGATTTGATGCTGGAACTCAGTACCTCGATGCGCACGGCGTTCCTGGTGGTGACCCACGATATGAACCTGGCTCGCCAGATGGATCGCGTCCTGCACCTGCAGGAAGGTCGCCTGACACCCATCTGA
- a CDS encoding lipoprotein-releasing ABC transporter permease subunit: MFRPLSIFIGTRYTRAKRRNRFVSFISMTSMIGLALGVLAMIVVLSVMNGFQREMSSRILGMVPHATIVGVKPIDDWQPVAAAAMKNPEVTAAVPFTEMEGMLSYKGLMQPIQISGVDPAQEGKVSIVAQHIVQGRLDALKPGEFGVVIGEITARRFRLNVGDKITLIVPEVSTALGGITPRMQRLNVVGVFKVGAELDGSMGLIHVADAATMQHWQPNQVQSVRLAVKDLYAAPKVSSDIAAGLGADFRADDWTHTQGSLFSAMKMEKTMIGLLLLMIVAVAAFNIIATLIMVVNDKGADIAILRTIGATPRQIMAIFMVQGTVIGIVGTLIGGVLGVIAALNVSELVGWMERVTGQHIFSSDVYFVSNLPSELQGGDVLLICSAGFILSFLATVYPAWRAAKIEPAHALRYS, encoded by the coding sequence ATGTTCAGACCGTTATCGATCTTTATCGGCACGCGCTATACCCGCGCCAAGCGCCGCAATCGCTTTGTTTCGTTCATTTCGATGACCTCGATGATCGGCCTCGCCCTCGGCGTGCTGGCGATGATCGTGGTGTTGTCGGTGATGAACGGCTTCCAGCGCGAAATGAGCTCGCGCATCCTCGGCATGGTGCCGCACGCGACCATCGTCGGCGTCAAGCCGATTGATGACTGGCAGCCCGTGGCTGCCGCGGCCATGAAAAACCCCGAAGTCACCGCCGCCGTGCCGTTTACAGAAATGGAAGGCATGCTCTCCTACAAGGGCCTGATGCAGCCGATCCAGATCAGTGGCGTCGATCCGGCCCAGGAAGGCAAGGTGTCGATTGTTGCGCAGCACATCGTTCAGGGGCGTCTCGATGCTCTGAAGCCGGGCGAATTCGGCGTGGTGATCGGTGAAATCACCGCGCGCCGTTTCCGCTTGAATGTCGGCGACAAGATCACCCTGATCGTGCCGGAAGTCAGCACCGCTCTGGGTGGCATCACCCCGCGCATGCAGCGGCTTAACGTGGTGGGCGTGTTCAAGGTGGGCGCCGAGCTGGACGGTTCGATGGGCCTGATCCACGTGGCCGATGCGGCGACCATGCAACATTGGCAGCCCAATCAGGTGCAGAGCGTGCGTCTGGCGGTGAAAGACCTGTACGCCGCGCCAAAAGTCTCCTCGGACATCGCCGCTGGCCTCGGTGCCGATTTCAGGGCTGACGACTGGACCCACACCCAGGGCAGTCTGTTCAGCGCCATGAAAATGGAAAAAACCATGATCGGCCTGCTGTTGCTGATGATCGTTGCAGTAGCGGCGTTCAACATCATCGCAACGCTGATCATGGTGGTGAACGACAAGGGCGCGGACATTGCGATCCTGCGCACTATCGGCGCCACGCCCCGGCAGATCATGGCGATTTTCATGGTGCAGGGCACGGTGATCGGGATTGTCGGCACGTTGATTGGTGGCGTGCTGGGTGTGATTGCGGCGCTGAATGTCAGTGAGCTGGTGGGCTGGATGGAGCGGGTCACCGGGCAGCACATCTTCAGTTCGGATGTGTATTTCGTCAGCAATCTGCCGTCGGAATTGCAGGGCGGGGATGTGCTGTTGATCTGCTCCGCCGGGTTCATCCTGAGCTTCCTGGCGACGGTGTATCCGGCGTGGCGGGCGGCGAAGATCGAGCCGGCTCATGCCTTGAGATATTCGTAA
- a CDS encoding FAD:protein FMN transferase — protein MAGTVLQGDEELLTGRWHGLVMLAGLLCGCGNGDSVESFGGPTMGSTYSIKYVRRADLPESMQVRREVEGILAKVDQQMSTYRSDSDIEQFNALPANSCQTMPASILELIRVGEQLSEQSEGSYDLTVEPLMNLWGFGPQGREEKLPSAVALAEVLQRVGHQHLRIDGDQLCKDAAVEVDFNSIAAGYAVDTIAAKLDAMGIHDYLAEATGELKAKGKKLDGSPWRIALEEPRDDQQVAERVINVDGYGVSTSGDYRNYFLQDGRRYSHTFDARNGAPVLHNLASVTVIHPSALMADGLSTLLLILGPQRAWDYAEKHDIGAFFVIRADTGFVIRTSQAFERLNGKKPDRGQHESWRCSAGKSSLRRDQGLMCAALTLL, from the coding sequence ATGGCCGGCACGGTTTTGCAGGGAGATGAAGAATTGTTAACTGGACGGTGGCATGGGCTTGTGATGCTGGCGGGCCTTTTGTGCGGCTGCGGCAATGGCGATTCCGTGGAGAGTTTCGGCGGCCCGACCATGGGCAGCACGTATTCGATCAAGTACGTGCGCCGCGCTGATTTGCCGGAATCGATGCAAGTCCGCCGCGAAGTAGAGGGCATCCTCGCCAAAGTCGATCAGCAGATGTCCACTTACCGCAGCGATTCGGACATCGAGCAATTCAACGCATTGCCGGCCAATAGTTGTCAGACGATGCCCGCTTCCATACTCGAATTGATTCGGGTCGGTGAACAGCTGTCGGAGCAAAGCGAAGGTTCCTACGACCTCACTGTCGAACCGCTGATGAATCTCTGGGGCTTCGGCCCGCAAGGTCGCGAAGAAAAACTTCCCAGTGCAGTTGCATTGGCCGAGGTGCTGCAACGGGTCGGTCATCAACATCTGCGAATCGATGGCGATCAGTTGTGCAAGGACGCTGCCGTCGAAGTTGACTTCAACAGCATCGCCGCCGGTTACGCCGTGGACACGATCGCGGCCAAACTGGATGCAATGGGCATCCACGATTACCTCGCCGAGGCCACGGGTGAACTCAAGGCCAAGGGTAAAAAGCTCGACGGCTCGCCATGGCGCATTGCACTGGAAGAGCCGCGCGATGATCAGCAGGTTGCCGAGCGGGTTATCAACGTCGACGGCTATGGCGTGTCCACCTCCGGCGACTATCGCAACTATTTCCTCCAGGATGGCCGGCGCTATTCCCACACCTTCGATGCGCGCAACGGTGCACCTGTCCTACACAACCTGGCGTCAGTCACAGTGATCCATCCTTCAGCGTTGATGGCCGATGGACTATCGACCCTGTTGCTGATTCTCGGGCCGCAAAGGGCTTGGGACTACGCCGAAAAACACGACATTGGTGCATTCTTTGTGATTCGTGCCGATACAGGTTTTGTCATCCGCACCAGCCAGGCTTTCGAGCGGTTAAATGGCAAAAAACCTGATAGAGGACAACACGAAAGCTGGCGTTGTAGTGCAGGCAAAAGTAGCCTACGACGCGACCAAGGGTTAATGTGCGCGGCGTTGACGCTTCTATAG